A genome region from Oenanthe melanoleuca isolate GR-GAL-2019-014 chromosome 2, OMel1.0, whole genome shotgun sequence includes the following:
- the FOXQ1 gene encoding forkhead box protein Q1: MKLEVFSQHYEDKLSAGSDQEGSGSLSPAPAESELGSDGDCAANSPGGGAGRPGHPPPPPPTPQPPPPPPAESAKGKPYTRRPKPPYSYIALIAMAIRDSAGGRLTLAEINDYLMSRFPFFRGAYTGWRNSVRHNLSLNDCFVKVLRDPARPWGKDNYWMLNPSSEYTFADGVFRRRRKRLSRAAPPPQPARPAAGAPPQVPQEAAGAGAASPGASPRCCCASSPCRCAPGAKEPAPGGAGPRPAGGGGSAKFSSSFAIESLLQRPAGPRAAPQPPPAPHARLVWPAPPAPPPLLPGPYPLLPYPPAAQPPLYGGGLLQLCAYGLGEPSPPPLLLGGGRPALAPGEPAPLAERPRAPLFHAGLPKGGRGPPHGSPLYGPLRLAGPLPPAAGGSASFQPYAVETPLA, translated from the coding sequence ATGAAGCTGGAGGTGTTCTCGCAGCACTATGAGGACAAGCTGAGCGCCGGCAGCGACCAGGAAGGCAGCGGCTCGCTGTCCCCGGCTCCGGCGGAGAGCGAGCTGGGCTCGGACGGTGACTGCGCGGCCAACAGcccgggcggcggggccggccggCCGGGGCatcccccgccgccgccccccacgccgcagcccccgccgccgccgccggccgaGAGCGCCAAGGGGAAGCCCTACACGCGGCGGCCGAAGCCGCCCTACTCCTACATCGCGCTGATCGCTATGGCCATCCGCGACTCGGCCGGCGGCCGCCTGACCCTGGCCGAGATCAACGACTACCTGATGAGCCGCTTCCCCTTCTTCCGCGGCGCCTACACCGGCTGGCGCAACTCGGTGCGCCACAACCTCTCCCTCAACGACTGCTTCGTCAAGGTGCTGCGCGACCCGGCGCGGCCCTGGGGCAAGGACAACTACTGGATGCTGAACCCCAGCAGCGAGTACACCTTCGCCGACGGCGTCTTCCGCCGCCGCCGCAAGCGCCTGagccgcgccgccccgccgccgcagcccgcccgccccgccgccggcgcCCCGCCGCAAGTGCCGCAggaggcggcgggagcgggCGCCGCGTCCCCCGGCGCTTCCCCGCGCTGCTGCTGCGCCTCCTCGCCCTGCCGCTGCGCGCCGGGCGCCAAGGAGCCAGCGCCGGGGGGCGCCGGGCCCAggccggcgggcggcggcggcagcgccaAGTTCTCCAGCTCCTTCGCCATCGAGAGCCTCCTGCAGCGGCCGGCGGGAccccgcgccgccccgcagccgccgccggcGCCGCACGCCCGCCTGGTGTGGCCggcgccgcccgcgcccccgcCCCTGCTGCCCGGCCCCTACCCGCTGCTGCCGTACCCACCTGCCGCGCAGCCCCCGCTCTACGGCGGGggcctcctgcagctctgcgCCTACGGGCTGGGAGAGCcctcgccgccgccgctgctgctgggGGGCGGGCGGCCCGCGCTGGCCCCGGGGGAGCCGGCGCCGCTGGCGGAGCGGCCGCGGGCGCCGCTGTTCCACGCCGGGCTGCCCAagggcgggcgggggccgccGCACGGCTCCCCGCTCTACGGGCCGCTCCGGCTGGCCGGGCCGCTGCCGCCGGCGGCGGGGGGCTCGGCCTCCTTCCAGCCTTACGCCGTGGAGACCCCCCTGGCTTGA